In the genome of Planifilum fimeticola, the window TTGGAGTCCTTACCCTACGTGCTGTCGGGAATGGGGTATACCCTGATTCTCAGCCTGCTGACCATGGGGGTCGGCCTGGTGCTGGGGCTGGTGACGGCGATGGCCCGGATGTCCCGGCGCGTGCTGCTCCGCTGGCCGGCCAGGGCTTACATTTCCGTGATCCGGGGGACGCCCCTGTTGGTCCAGTTGTTTATCCTCTTTTACGGCTTGCCGGTGATCGGGATCACCCTGGATCCGATCACCGCGGCCGTGATCGGCCTTTCCCTCAATGTGGGGGGGTATTCCGCGGAAACGATCCGGGGGGCCGTTTCGTCCATTTCCAAGGGGCAGTGGGAAGCGGCCAAGTCCCTCAACATGACCTACCTGCAGACGATGCGCCGGATCGTGATCCCCCAATCGGTCCGCGTCGCCTTGCCCCCCCTTGCCAACACCTTTCTCAGCCTGGTGAAGGATACGGCGCTCCTCTCGGTGATTACGGTGCCGGAGATGCTGTATCGGGCGAAAATCGTCGGAGGAAGCACCCTGGATTACATGACCCCTTACCTGTTGGTAGCCCTTTTGTACTGGGTGATCTGCACCATTCTCAACGCCTTGAACGAACGGCTGGAGAAGCGTTACGGCCGTTTCGCCTCGTAGGGAGGGTCGGCTGGCATGATTGAGATCCGAAATTTGAACAAGCGTTTTGGCGATGCGGAAGTGCTGAAGGACATC includes:
- a CDS encoding amino acid ABC transporter permease, encoding MNGDIRFENLFNPQLALESLPYVLSGMGYTLILSLLTMGVGLVLGLVTAMARMSRRVLLRWPARAYISVIRGTPLLVQLFILFYGLPVIGITLDPITAAVIGLSLNVGGYSAETIRGAVSSISKGQWEAAKSLNMTYLQTMRRIVIPQSVRVALPPLANTFLSLVKDTALLSVITVPEMLYRAKIVGGSTLDYMTPYLLVALLYWVICTILNALNERLEKRYGRFAS